From the Candidatus Saccharibacteria bacterium genome, the window TAACTCATGTCTAAGTGTCTGGACAATTGGGGCTTAGTACATCCTGACTTTTGCTCGTCCTGAATAAGTCAAACAGAATTGTTATTCCTGGCCGCACAAAAGCATAGGCATTTTGTTATTGACAAGCATAAAATAGCCAGCTACTATAGGGGTAGCACTGAATAAAAAAAGTGCTCAAAAACAAAAACGACTAAAAAACGACGGCCTCTCGCAAGCCGTCGTTTATAAAGAAAAACGAAACCCAAACACAGAGAAAAATTTATATTGTTACGCAACCCATCCTCCTACAGATGGGTTGCGTTCTTTTTGTAGAGTTGTATAATCCAAACCTAACGAAGTATGAAATCTCAGCCTATCCACGGGGTGGTGGAAAACGGTCAGCACGGGTTGGTCGTAGATATAGAGTGCCAGCTGACAAAGGGGTTGCCTGCCATTGTCATTGTAGGGTACGCCACAAAGGCCGTCGACGAGGCAAAGGAACGTATTCGAAATGCCTTTGCCAGTTCAAAACTAGAACTCCCTATTAAACGAATTACGGTAAACCTAGCGCCGGCGGATATCCCAAAAGAAAGCACCGGCTTCGACCTGGCTATCGCAGTAGCCATACTACGTGCGTCTGGCCAATGCCGAGAGATTCCCATGAGTAGCGCCATCATCGGCGAGCTTGGCCTGGAAGGCTCGGTCCGTCCGGTCCGCGGAATCATCGGTAAGGTACTTGCAGGCAAACACCACGGCATAGATACATTCATTATTCCTGAGGAAAATGTTGCCCAGGCTCGTTTGGTACCAAACGTTCGTCTCATTAGCGTGTCTACGCTAACAGAGCTATATGATTACGTAAATGGACACAAGACACCGACTATCCTGAAAACGTCAGATGAGCAGTTCGCATCCGCACAACCCATAGAGGCCGGTGAAGACCTCATCTGTCTTGAAGATGTTGTCGGCCAAATGCTTGGCAAGCGAGCGGTCGAAATCAGCGCCGCCGGCGGACACAATGTCTTACTCGGCGGCCCTCCCGGCACAGGTAAAAGCATGCTCGCAAAAATACTGCCAAGCCTACTGCCCGCCATGTCCCGCGACGAAATGCTAGAAGTAACCCACCTACACAGCCTTGCGAGCAATGATTTCAATCGGCTCGTAACCACAAGGCCATTCCGCTCGCCGCACCACAGCGCTAGCAATGTCGCTGTCGTCGGAGGCGGCAACACAGTCCGGCCCGGCGAAATGAGCCTGGCACACCGCGGTGTCTTGCTGTTCGATGAGCTCCCAGAGTTCGGGCGCGTGACCGTGGAGGCACTCCGTCAGCCGCTTGAAACTCGCACCGTTACCATCGCCCGCGCTAAAGGAACCGCTGAATACCCAGCGCACTTCATTTTCATAGCCACAGCAAACCCCTGCCCTTGTGGCCATTATGGCACTAGCAAGCCCTGCCGCTGTCTGCCACACCAAATTGTGCAGTACAGACGGAAGCTTTCTGGCCCCATTCTTGACCGTATCGACATCTACGTAGACGTTCATGAAATCGACAACAGTCACTTGCTCCGCGAAGGCCGCTCGGACGGGCCTTCCTCAGAATCAATCCGCAAAAAAGTGACTGCAGCCCGGGCTCGCCAAGCAGCCCGCTTCGGTTCATGTGCGAAATTGAATGCCGACATGACTAACCGAGAGGTAAAAGCACTTGCACAACTAGAACCGGCTGCTAAAGATATGCTCGACACGGCAGCGGAAAAGTTTGGCTTGAGCGCCCGTGCCTACATGCGCTGCGTCAAACTTGCCCGCACCATTGCCGACCTCGATAGCTCAGACGCCATCCAGCCAAAACACATTGCGGAAGCCCTTCAGTACCGTCCCCACCAGTTCCACGACAATTAATCAGCGGCCAAAAGAAGCCGTTTGACCTCTGTGACTTAATCTGTTACACTTCCAAGCACGAAAGTAACCAAGGAGAAGTCGAAATCAGCACGAGTACGCGCCTGAATGGACAAATTCGGGCACCAGAAGTACGGGTCATCGATGCGGATGGCAAACAGCTCGGAGTCATGAGCTCACGCGAAGCGTATATGCTCGCGCAAGAGCAGGAACTCGACTTAGTCGAGATTTCACCGGGGGCCAACCCACCTGTCTGCAAAATCGTCGACTGGGGTAAGTTTAACTACCAGAAGACAAAACAGGCACAGAAAAATCGCCTAAACAACAAGGTTCTTGACATGAAGCAAATGCGCTTCGGCCTCAAGATTGGTGACCACGACCTCGCAGTCAAAATGAAGAAAGTAACTGGCTTCCTCGAAGCCGGCCATAAGGTGAAAATCACTCTTTTCTTCCGCGGACGCGAACTCGCGCACAAAGATATTGGCTTCAAACTTGCCGACCGGGTAATTGCAAGTTTTGGCGACAGTATAGCTGTTGACCAAAATCCGCAACTCACTGGCAAACAACTTTCGTTTGTTATCAGAGGCGTCGCCGTAAAAACTCCCAAACCGGAGCCAGCAGCAGCATCACCTGATACGGTTTTATCAATTTAAACGAGTCATTGACAAGGAGATACCATGCCAAAACTCAAGTCTCATAGCGGCACCAGAGACCGCGTACGAGTCACTAAGAACGGTCGTGTTCGCACCCGTCACTCACACGCTAGCCACTTCCTACAGAAGAAAAGCGGCGCTCGCAAGCGCAAGCTGGCTGGTTTGGAGACAATGAACGCTACCAACACTAAAATAATCCGTAAGCAGTTGGGGGTCTAGCGTCATGCGAGTAAAACGAGGTGTCACCACCAGAGCAAAACACAATAAAATCCGTTCGGCAGCAAAAGGCTTTAGCCATCCGAACCAAGTTAGTATAAAGCGAGCCAAGCAAGCCACTACCCGAGCACTGCAGTTTGCCTACCGCGACCGCCGCAACCGCAAGCGCACCTTCCGCGCCCTGTGGAACACGCGCATAAATGCAGCTGCCCGTCTAAACGGCACAACCTACAGTCGCCTTATTGCTGGCCTAAAAACCGCCGGCGTCGAACTAGACCGGAAGGTCTTGGCCGAACTAGCTGTCAACGAGCCAAAAGCCTTTGAAGCAGTCGTAAAAGCCGCCAAACTCGAGAAATAGAACTCTCGCCGAAAATGAAAACACCCCTAAAACTAGGGGTGTTTTCATGTCCAGTCAAACAATCATACCTTGAATTGGCATTTCGGTTTCATTCCGACTAGGAATAAGTCTATCAAAATGCTATAATTACCCCTGTTAGATTACCAGCTAATCGCTAGTCCTTTCATAGATTAGAGGAAAGTCCGGGCAGCATAGGGAGTGACAGCCGCTAACGGCGGCCGGGGGCGACCCTAGGGAAAGTGCCACAGAAACGAAACAGCCAGCTTGCTGGTTACGATGAAACGAGTGTCCGCCGTAAGGTGGATGGGAATTCTGGCGAACTTGTTCGCGTTAAGTCCCACGGTAAGAGCGCACAACACCCTATGGTGACATAGGGAGTAGGTAAACCCTGTCTGCTGCAAGGAGTGAGCTATACACGTTCCCGCGATGCTCACGTTTGACCCCGCTCGAGCCTGCGAGCAATTGCAGGCCTAGATAGATGATTAGCCTCGACAGAACCCGGCTTACAAGTAACCTAACATAATATGAAAATACGTTCGTTCTCCGAGCGTATTTTCTATTTAGTCGACACGTTGAGCTTGCGAGCCAAGCTGGGCATCGAGACACTTGTTCACCTCGGCATCGGCCAGCTTATTGAGCTCGCGCGGCACGTGGTCAAATGACACTTTCTCAAACTTTGGAAGAAGCTGTTGTATAGCATCGTGAATAGGCCATAGGTCGCGGTTTTTCACTTTGAATATTTTTTTCATTTGGTTCACCACCAGCATACTGTCCATATACACGTGCACGCTCCTCGCCTGAAGCCGTAGCGCAGCCTCCAAGCCAAACTTCAAGGCCTGATACTCCGCCTGATTGTTTGTTGTAATTCCCAGAAAAACCCCCTCACTATGTACGATGTTCCCGTCCATGTCGAGCAGTACATACCCGCTTGCGGAGGGGCCAGGATTGCCCCGTGAGCCTCCATCCGCATACAATTGCACCTCTGTTATTTGCGTAGTATTTTTATCATCACTACTTTCCGGTACTCCTTTTTCATCGCCCTCGGCAACTGCGTCAATCCTCTTTGCGAGCTCCCAGTCTCGGTCTGTAATCATCTGCTTCGGCTCGTGTGTCGACAGCCAAAATTCAACAACATTCCATTCATTCTGCCAGCGCGGATGATGGTCGAGGTCATTCACAATTGCACTCACCTTTTCCATAAATGCCCATGCATGATGAAAGTCGCTAAAGACAAATTGTTTATAAAGCCCATGTTTTGTTTCGGTCCACATAAGATTATCTTAGCAAACAATAAGCTCACCAGAAAGGTGGGCCATGGTCGGGGTGACAGGACTATCGCGTCCGGCTCCGCCGGACACTCCTTCCTGCGGTGCTCGATACAAACCAAACAAGCTTGGTTTGCATCTGCGCTCCTCGTCCGCGACCCTGCAAACACAGGCTCTGCGCCTACCACATCGAAACCACATAAAAACCATCGGCTTGAGACCGATGGTTTTTATGTGGTCGAGCACAAGAGACTGCCCTTGAACTCTTCCAGTATATTGTACACGACGTACCCGCTTGGCAAGGAGTTATCACAGACTTTCGCTCTATAGAGCACGTGAAGCCCAGAATATTTGCTACCCTGAGGTATTAAGAAATATCTACGCCACTGCGAGATGCGGCAGTCTGCGTGTCTATCTCATGACCCTCTGCGAGTGCCTTAAGAGGCGGGTATGCTGCGCCGGTCGTAAGAACCTCGCCCCATACTTCGTCGCCGTCGGAGCTCACTCGTACAATCGTATCGTTTACGTCGTAGTAACTGGTGAATGACTCATTTTTGTTATTTTGTGTCATATCTGTCATGGTAGTATTTTACCACATTATGAGGTGTTTGTCATACTTACGCTAGTGTTTTCTTGCCACTACCCCTATAATGATGGGTAAGTGGAACACCCACTCGATGCCTAGAGCCACTCCATAGGAGCAGGTATGGCGAAAAATCCGTATCAAACATTTAAGCTCGTCATGAGTCTACTGTTTGATACGGTCACACTGGAAACGGTGTCGGGTAGCGTAGGCTATCGCTCATGGCGAGCTTTTTAATTACTCGCCTAGAAAGGACAGTATGCATAAAAATGCAATAACAAAACGGCGAGTAATAATTCTACTCATTCTAGCAATCCTAATCACTTACCCCATTGGCTACATAACTGGGAAGAATACTGGCCGCCGACTTGAGCGTGAAGCTGCGGCGTCCACGCAGATCAAGAACCAGCCTGCCATGCCGGTCGCCAATAATACCCCTCAGGTTTCTCTGCAACAGTCAGGCGTATCAAGACCTGTAGGCGGTGCACCTACCTCCCAAACCTCAAATGTGGCTCCAAACAACGCACTTACACCTCAAGTAATATCACCTCTTCAATACTCCTGTGATGAAACGGCAAAAGCTACCTACCAAAGTCGATACGACTCCGATTATGCATCAGAAGTGAGTAGACATCAAACTGAAGTACAACGCATAGCCGATTATTGGGCGGCGCGCAACGCGTATAACAGCAGCTGGCGTGAAAACGAAGAGACGGCCGAAAATCAAAAGTTTGCAAGCAATGTTTCACAGCTTCAATCCACGCTTCGCTACCAGCTTGTTTCGATACATTGCGCCTAGTACCTTTATGCAGTAGACTGTATTTGTACTTTTCCAATTGAGCCTGCACCCTGCATTTGTGGGGCTACGCTGCCCTTAGGCGGCATATAACTCTTGAAGTCATAAGAGGATAATGAAGAATTTTGCGCTGTAATGCGCTGTTTTTCGTTATCCTCTTTTTTACTTGAGATAGCGAAAAGAAAGCTATCTCATGAGATATCACTGCCTGTATAAACTATCTGGGAATACCCGCTGTAACCGCTCGATACCACGCGGTTATCTTCTCTGTAAAGAGCACAGAGGTGTGCATACCGTTTTGCCGGTGGTTGAGCCGACAATATCTCAAAACCGGCTTGCTCGAGGCGTAGAAGCAATCTGTGTAGCTCGTACATCAATGGCTGAACCTCACCCAAAGGGCAAGATATTCGTAAGAGATAAAATCGGCCGGTCGGTGCTGCTATGACAGCCTCAGGTATCGGTCGGCCGCCACAATTCTCAAATGCCGCACAGTTACAGTTATTGATAGACAATTACTTTTCTTCAGCCACAAAGTCATCACCCGCAAGACCTCTAACTATAACCGGCCTTATGCTTCACTGCGGGTTTGAGAGTCGGCAGTCATTTTATGACTATGAGAAAAAACCCGAGTTTTCTTACACTATAAAAAGAGCCCGGCTTATGATTGAAAACGTTTATGAGGAACTCTTGCAGAGCGGTCGAGGAGCGGGCGCAATTTTTGCTCTTAAAAACTTCGGCTGGACGGATAAAAGCGAAGTAAGTATTGAAAGGGACTCAATAGACTATTCGAGCATGACAGATGAAGAACTTGAATCACGTCTGATAGACAGCATTAAAAGAGATTACGGCGTGACGCTTCCACGAAAGATGCTGTAGTTTTGGCCTTAAGAAGATATCGCTTGAACTTTTTTCATATGAGATAATAAGAGTGATGAATGAGCAAAAACTAACACCAGCTGACTTATTTACTAATCTGAAGAATGCTTACCGGCAAGATGACATAGAAGAGCTAGATATAAAAACTTTGCGCTATGTGTTGTATGCCCGCCGCTCTACTACGAATGATGAGCGGCAAGAACGCTCAATCCCAGACCAAATAGCAGACTGCTACGATCGTGTGATAGTACCGAAAGAGCTGAATATAATCGGTGCTGTACGCGAAGAAAAAGGCTCGGCGAAAGAGCCGAACA encodes:
- a CDS encoding YifB family Mg chelatase-like AAA ATPase produces the protein MKSQPIHGVVENGQHGLVVDIECQLTKGLPAIVIVGYATKAVDEAKERIRNAFASSKLELPIKRITVNLAPADIPKESTGFDLAIAVAILRASGQCREIPMSSAIIGELGLEGSVRPVRGIIGKVLAGKHHGIDTFIIPEENVAQARLVPNVRLISVSTLTELYDYVNGHKTPTILKTSDEQFASAQPIEAGEDLICLEDVVGQMLGKRAVEISAAGGHNVLLGGPPGTGKSMLAKILPSLLPAMSRDEMLEVTHLHSLASNDFNRLVTTRPFRSPHHSASNVAVVGGGNTVRPGEMSLAHRGVLLFDELPEFGRVTVEALRQPLETRTVTIARAKGTAEYPAHFIFIATANPCPCGHYGTSKPCRCLPHQIVQYRRKLSGPILDRIDIYVDVHEIDNSHLLREGRSDGPSSESIRKKVTAARARQAARFGSCAKLNADMTNREVKALAQLEPAAKDMLDTAAEKFGLSARAYMRCVKLARTIADLDSSDAIQPKHIAEALQYRPHQFHDN
- the rpmI gene encoding 50S ribosomal protein L35, with the translated sequence MPKLKSHSGTRDRVRVTKNGRVRTRHSHASHFLQKKSGARKRKLAGLETMNATNTKIIRKQLGV
- a CDS encoding translation initiation factor IF-3 codes for the protein MNGQIRAPEVRVIDADGKQLGVMSSREAYMLAQEQELDLVEISPGANPPVCKIVDWGKFNYQKTKQAQKNRLNNKVLDMKQMRFGLKIGDHDLAVKMKKVTGFLEAGHKVKITLFFRGRELAHKDIGFKLADRVIASFGDSIAVDQNPQLTGKQLSFVIRGVAVKTPKPEPAAASPDTVLSI
- the rplT gene encoding 50S ribosomal protein L20, translating into MRVKRGVTTRAKHNKIRSAAKGFSHPNQVSIKRAKQATTRALQFAYRDRRNRKRTFRALWNTRINAAARLNGTTYSRLIAGLKTAGVELDRKVLAELAVNEPKAFEAVVKAAKLEK
- a CDS encoding reverse transcriptase-like protein, coding for MWTETKHGLYKQFVFSDFHHAWAFMEKVSAIVNDLDHHPRWQNEWNVVEFWLSTHEPKQMITDRDWELAKRIDAVAEGDEKGVPESSDDKNTTQITEVQLYADGGSRGNPGPSASGYVLLDMDGNIVHSEGVFLGITTNNQAEYQALKFGLEAALRLQARSVHVYMDSMLVVNQMKKIFKVKNRDLWPIHDAIQQLLPKFEKVSFDHVPRELNKLADAEVNKCLDAQLGSQAQRVD